A single genomic interval of uncultured Sphaerochaeta sp. harbors:
- a CDS encoding Fic family protein, whose product MYIYENPTWPHFIWNQETLLEPLANTTFLQGEVLGRMKSLGFELQRESNWHVVSENIISSSEIEGEHLNYGRVRSSVARHLNIPYAQPEISDHHIDGIVSMMFDAIENYNTLLTLERLFGWHASLFPTGFSGMRRIRVGQLRSDEKGRMQVVSRSNGPMEIVHFQAPEAAQLPYELSQFLTWINSPSKQHPIVQAAIAHLWFITLHPFDDGNGRLARAITDMMLSRSDGTGKRYYSMSAQIQKEKDGYYAILEKTQKGTLDITGWLLWFLDCLSHAIKASTSTVDSVLIKARFWQEAAKYTITDTQRKMLSLLLDDFKGNLTSSKWAKICKVSQDTAIREIKDLVQKRLLEQKGQGRSTHYVLIYPSEEL is encoded by the coding sequence ATGTATATCTATGAAAACCCTACATGGCCACATTTTATCTGGAATCAAGAAACCCTGCTTGAACCGCTCGCAAACACCACTTTTTTGCAGGGAGAAGTCCTGGGTCGCATGAAAAGCCTTGGATTTGAATTGCAGAGGGAATCGAATTGGCATGTAGTTTCAGAGAACATCATCAGCTCCAGTGAAATTGAAGGTGAACACCTCAATTATGGACGAGTCCGCTCTTCGGTAGCCAGACATCTGAACATACCTTACGCTCAACCAGAAATTTCCGACCATCATATCGACGGTATTGTATCCATGATGTTTGATGCCATAGAGAACTACAACACCCTGCTCACGCTGGAGAGACTCTTTGGCTGGCATGCCTCCCTCTTCCCCACAGGATTTAGTGGAATGAGAAGGATACGCGTTGGCCAGCTCAGAAGTGATGAAAAAGGACGCATGCAAGTCGTCTCGAGAAGTAATGGGCCAATGGAAATTGTGCACTTCCAAGCTCCCGAGGCTGCACAACTCCCCTACGAACTCTCACAGTTCTTGACGTGGATCAATTCTCCCTCAAAGCAACACCCCATAGTACAAGCTGCAATTGCACACCTTTGGTTTATCACACTCCACCCATTTGATGATGGGAATGGAAGACTTGCAAGAGCCATCACTGATATGATGCTTTCCAGATCTGATGGTACAGGAAAACGCTATTATAGTATGTCAGCACAAATCCAGAAGGAAAAAGATGGCTACTATGCAATTCTTGAGAAAACACAAAAGGGCACACTTGATATTACAGGGTGGCTCCTTTGGTTCCTCGATTGCCTTTCACATGCAATAAAGGCATCAACCAGTACTGTAGACAGTGTACTGATCAAGGCAAGATTCTGGCAGGAAGCAGCCAAATACACGATAACAGATACCCAAAGGAAAATGCTTTCACTGCTCTTGGATGATTTCAAGGGCAATCTCACTTCCTCGAAATGGGCCAAGATCTGCAAGGTATCACAAGATACAGCAATCCGTGAGATCAAGGATTTGGTGCAAAAGAGACTTCTGGAACAGAAAGGACAGGGAAGAAGCACGCACTATGTGTTGATATATCCGTCTGAAGAGCTGTAA
- a CDS encoding ATP-binding cassette domain-containing protein yields MPAAIEFEHISKSYTPEEVVLEDINLRIEPGEFVILLGQSGCGKTTLLKLVNKLLAFDTGYLRIHGKKLSEYQIEELRRSIGYVIQQIGLFPHMPIWKNISYVLKLQNKSKEEQRSRAKQLIRLVGLPEEYLDRYPHQLSGGQKQRIGVARALAANPSIILMDEPFGAVDEQTRTQLQDQLKEIHNKLHQTILFVTHDIHEAFRLGTKIVLISDGKIIQEGTKEDLVFHPKHPFVRSFLGLKGFSALFDEQVMAKLYHRIEKGELSMDGVLLI; encoded by the coding sequence ATGCCTGCAGCGATTGAGTTTGAACATATTAGCAAGTCCTACACGCCGGAAGAGGTAGTTCTCGAGGATATCAACTTGAGAATTGAACCAGGTGAGTTTGTTATCTTGCTGGGACAATCGGGGTGTGGGAAGACGACACTGCTTAAGCTGGTAAACAAACTACTTGCTTTCGATACTGGATATCTCAGGATTCATGGGAAGAAACTCAGTGAGTATCAAATTGAGGAGCTTCGTCGTTCAATTGGCTATGTAATCCAGCAAATTGGGTTATTCCCACATATGCCGATCTGGAAGAATATCAGCTATGTCCTAAAGCTCCAAAATAAAAGCAAGGAAGAGCAGAGAAGTAGGGCAAAACAACTTATTCGTTTGGTAGGGCTTCCTGAAGAGTATCTCGATAGGTATCCTCACCAGCTCAGTGGCGGACAGAAGCAGCGCATCGGGGTAGCCCGTGCTTTGGCTGCAAATCCCTCGATTATTCTCATGGATGAACCATTTGGCGCAGTAGATGAGCAAACTCGTACCCAGTTGCAGGATCAGCTCAAGGAGATTCATAACAAACTCCACCAGACAATACTCTTTGTTACTCATGATATTCATGAGGCGTTTCGTCTTGGGACGAAAATAGTACTTATCTCAGATGGTAAGATCATCCAGGAGGGGACAAAGGAAGATCTGGTATTCCATCCTAAACACCCCTTTGTCCGTTCCTTTCTTGGTCTTAAAGGTTTTTCAGCACTCTTCGACGAGCAGGTAATGGCTAAGCTCTATCATCGGATAGAGAAGGGCGAGCTGAGCATGGATGGTGTGTTGCTTATCTAG
- a CDS encoding ABC transporter permease → MIPRIFALYAERSEFFLELMVQHVFITLLSVSIITVVGLLLGILMTKHPLLAGIVLRLTSFLYTIPSIALFGILVSITGIGLKSAVIAIVLYGLLPMIRNTYTGLQEVSPDILEAAVGMGTSKWQLLLNIRFPLALPVIFSGFRTMVVMTIALGGIASFIGAGGMGRAIWRGISTNFPEMTIAGSLLIALYAILSDVVLEIIERRVRSRFLGQEEISHA, encoded by the coding sequence ATGATACCAAGGATATTTGCGCTCTATGCGGAACGTTCTGAGTTCTTCTTGGAACTCATGGTCCAACATGTTTTTATTACCTTGCTCAGTGTATCCATCATCACCGTAGTAGGATTGTTGCTTGGTATATTGATGACCAAGCATCCACTCCTTGCTGGTATTGTGCTCAGACTGACCAGTTTTCTCTATACAATCCCTTCCATTGCATTGTTTGGAATCTTGGTCTCCATCACTGGTATTGGGCTTAAGAGTGCAGTCATTGCAATAGTGTTGTACGGTCTATTACCCATGATCCGCAATACCTATACAGGATTGCAGGAGGTATCTCCGGATATTTTGGAGGCAGCGGTAGGTATGGGTACCAGCAAATGGCAACTCCTCTTGAATATTAGGTTCCCCCTAGCGCTCCCCGTGATATTCAGTGGATTCAGGACCATGGTGGTTATGACCATTGCTCTTGGAGGTATTGCGAGTTTCATTGGCGCGGGAGGGATGGGTAGAGCTATTTGGCGTGGTATCTCGACCAACTTCCCAGAGATGACCATTGCAGGGAGCCTTTTAATTGCACTCTATGCAATTCTTTCAGATGTTGTATTGGAAATCATTGAGCGTCGTGTTCGCTCGCGTTTTCTTGGACAGGAGGAAATTTCTCATGCGTAA
- a CDS encoding glycine betaine ABC transporter substrate-binding protein, which translates to MRKYLKLLITLMLLILVLSGCSKDKDTVVLASKPVTEQFILAEMLTVLIETHTDLAVEQKLGIGGGTSNIHPALLKGEIDLYPEYTGTGWLFVLKEDPITDANTLYERVKTAYDTEMDLHWSGLYGFNNTYGVAVAKEVAEQYGLKTVSDLAKVSSNLTFAANPDFLEREDGFPGLVTAYGLSFGDIKEIDIGLRYEAVKSDGVDVITVFSTDGRLQSEPVVVLEDDASYFTSYHASTIIRNETLEKYPELNGVLERLTGKISNAEMIEMNYLVEIENKDPKQVAKDFLTKEGML; encoded by the coding sequence ATGCGTAAGTATCTTAAATTGCTTATTACACTGATGTTGTTAATTCTGGTTCTAAGCGGTTGCTCAAAAGATAAAGATACAGTGGTATTGGCAAGCAAACCTGTAACTGAGCAGTTTATCCTTGCTGAGATGCTGACGGTTCTCATTGAAACTCACACCGATCTTGCTGTCGAACAAAAACTGGGTATTGGTGGTGGAACATCGAATATTCATCCAGCGCTTCTGAAGGGAGAGATAGACCTCTATCCGGAATATACAGGAACAGGCTGGTTATTTGTGCTTAAGGAAGATCCGATCACCGATGCCAATACACTTTATGAAAGGGTAAAAACTGCATATGACACTGAAATGGATCTGCATTGGAGTGGGCTCTACGGATTCAACAATACCTATGGAGTAGCGGTCGCAAAGGAAGTGGCGGAGCAGTATGGATTGAAAACGGTCAGTGATCTTGCCAAAGTAAGCAGTAATCTCACCTTTGCAGCTAACCCGGATTTTCTCGAACGCGAGGATGGATTCCCCGGCTTGGTCACTGCCTATGGCCTTTCCTTTGGTGATATCAAGGAGATTGATATCGGCCTCCGCTATGAGGCGGTAAAAAGTGACGGTGTCGATGTCATTACCGTTTTCTCGACTGATGGGAGACTCCAGAGTGAACCTGTTGTGGTTCTGGAGGATGATGCATCGTATTTTACCAGCTACCATGCCTCGACAATTATCCGTAATGAAACTCTTGAAAAATATCCCGAGCTAAACGGAGTACTTGAACGACTGACTGGCAAGATTTCCAATGCAGAGATGATAGAGATGAATTACTTGGTGGAAATTGAGAATAAAGACCCAAAGCAGGTTGCTAAGGATTTCCTGACCAAGGAAGGTATGTTGTAA